The Thunnus thynnus chromosome 2, fThuThy2.1, whole genome shotgun sequence genome includes a region encoding these proteins:
- the LOC137170504 gene encoding phosphatidylinositol 4-phosphate 5-kinase-like protein 1 isoform X1: MGGNIINTKNRLISDFVPPYNRSRNLQMGQRKAAGASRAARRRRWWHLRQRWRMLGVFEINSEHEFYHLTTMIKEGMHASIQTSMDTQGQDTLTAEQFKAEETQTHEGFEMQTFAAPVFAKLRRSLDITEEEYMNSLCSGGCYLQFVSNSKSKADFFVTNDKRFFLKTQNKREVRFLLSNLQAYMEHMEKYPHSLLVRFLGVHRIVILNQIKKYFIVMQSVFYPDERINIRFDIKGCEVGRWTNPDTGGKQIIKVLKDNNFEGQSIALGQEKCWFADQMKVDAAFLQELNVLDYSLLLAHQPLHQDELDGKHSLADLVIRATKSVDLQDSPTGSDPPSIPLLQETADQVVLDTTDCGSDQPQGAAEATGEEIPLQEIKCLPKETKTESELQEFHEHHRRLLPNCKNGIHVIDGPDHRYFVGIIDIFTVYGWKKRLENLWKNIRYPGRDFSTVSPPKYSRRFCQWIQERTR, translated from the exons TCCACCGTATAATCGAAGCAGGAACCTCCAG ATGGGACAGAGAAAAGCTGCCGGCGCCTCCAGAGCTGCCAGGCGAAGACGCTGGTGGCATCTGAGACAGCGATGGAGGATGCTCGGGGTGTTTGAGATCAACTCAGAGCACGAGTTCTACCATCTGACGACTATGATAAAAGAAGGCATGCATGCTTCCATTCAGACCAGTATGGACACACAAGGCCAG GATACACTCACAGCTGAGCAGTTCAAGGCAGAAGAAACTCAAACCCATGAG GGGTTTGAGATGCAGACGTTCGCAGCACCGGTGTTTGCTAAACTGAGGCGTTCACTGGACATCACAGAGGAGGAATATATGAACTCCCTCTGCTCAGGCGGCTGCTACCTCCAGTTTGTCAGCAACTCCAAGAGCAAAGCAGATTTCTTTGTCAC GAATGACAAGAGGTTCTTCCTGAAGACCCAGAACAAACGAGAGGTCAGGTTTCTCCTGTCCAATCTGCAGGCATACATGGAGCACATGGAGAAGTACCCTCATTCACTGCTGGTGAGGTTTCTAG GTGTACACAGGATTGTTATTCTGAATCAAATAAAG AAGTACTTCATTGTGATGCAGAGTGTGTTTTACCCCGATGAGAGGATCAATATTAG ATTCGACATTAAAGGCTGTGAAGTGGGTAGATGGACGAACCCTGACACAGGGGGgaaacaaataattaaagtaCTGAAGGACAATAACTTTGAAGGCCAGAGCATTGCATTAG GTCAAGAGAAATGCTGGTTTGCCGATCAAATGAAAGTGGACGCTGCCTTCCTTCAAGAGCTTAATGTGCTGGACTACAGTCTTCTGCTGGCGCATCAACCTCTGCACCAAGATGAGCTCGATGGGAAACACTCTTTGGCAGACCTTGTTATTCGTGCTACAAA GTCTGTGGACTTGCAAGACAGTCCCACGGGGTCAGACCCCCCCAGTATACCATTACTGCAGGAGACCGCAGATCAGGTGGTACTAGATACTACAGACTGTGGGTCAGACCAGCCACAGGGAGCAGCAGAGGCCACTGGTGAAGAGATCCCCCTCCAGGAGATAAAATGCCTTCCAAAAGAAACTAAAACTGAGTCAGAACTGCAGGAATTCCACGAGCATCATCGCAGGCTACTGCCTAACTGCAAAAATGGCATTCATGTGATAGACGGGCCAGACCATCGCTACTTTGTGGGCATTATCgacatttttacagtttacGGTTGGAAGAAAAGACTGGAGAACCTGTGGAAAAACATCAGATACCCAGGCAGAGATTTTTCCACAGTCAGTCCGCCCAAATACTCACGCAGGTTCTGCCAGTGGATACAGGAGCGCACTCGCTAA
- the LOC137170504 gene encoding phosphatidylinositol 4-phosphate 5-kinase-like protein 1 isoform X2 yields MGQRKAAGASRAARRRRWWHLRQRWRMLGVFEINSEHEFYHLTTMIKEGMHASIQTSMDTQGQDTLTAEQFKAEETQTHEGFEMQTFAAPVFAKLRRSLDITEEEYMNSLCSGGCYLQFVSNSKSKADFFVTNDKRFFLKTQNKREVRFLLSNLQAYMEHMEKYPHSLLVRFLGVHRIVILNQIKKYFIVMQSVFYPDERINIRFDIKGCEVGRWTNPDTGGKQIIKVLKDNNFEGQSIALGQEKCWFADQMKVDAAFLQELNVLDYSLLLAHQPLHQDELDGKHSLADLVIRATKSVDLQDSPTGSDPPSIPLLQETADQVVLDTTDCGSDQPQGAAEATGEEIPLQEIKCLPKETKTESELQEFHEHHRRLLPNCKNGIHVIDGPDHRYFVGIIDIFTVYGWKKRLENLWKNIRYPGRDFSTVSPPKYSRRFCQWIQERTR; encoded by the exons ATGGGACAGAGAAAAGCTGCCGGCGCCTCCAGAGCTGCCAGGCGAAGACGCTGGTGGCATCTGAGACAGCGATGGAGGATGCTCGGGGTGTTTGAGATCAACTCAGAGCACGAGTTCTACCATCTGACGACTATGATAAAAGAAGGCATGCATGCTTCCATTCAGACCAGTATGGACACACAAGGCCAG GATACACTCACAGCTGAGCAGTTCAAGGCAGAAGAAACTCAAACCCATGAG GGGTTTGAGATGCAGACGTTCGCAGCACCGGTGTTTGCTAAACTGAGGCGTTCACTGGACATCACAGAGGAGGAATATATGAACTCCCTCTGCTCAGGCGGCTGCTACCTCCAGTTTGTCAGCAACTCCAAGAGCAAAGCAGATTTCTTTGTCAC GAATGACAAGAGGTTCTTCCTGAAGACCCAGAACAAACGAGAGGTCAGGTTTCTCCTGTCCAATCTGCAGGCATACATGGAGCACATGGAGAAGTACCCTCATTCACTGCTGGTGAGGTTTCTAG GTGTACACAGGATTGTTATTCTGAATCAAATAAAG AAGTACTTCATTGTGATGCAGAGTGTGTTTTACCCCGATGAGAGGATCAATATTAG ATTCGACATTAAAGGCTGTGAAGTGGGTAGATGGACGAACCCTGACACAGGGGGgaaacaaataattaaagtaCTGAAGGACAATAACTTTGAAGGCCAGAGCATTGCATTAG GTCAAGAGAAATGCTGGTTTGCCGATCAAATGAAAGTGGACGCTGCCTTCCTTCAAGAGCTTAATGTGCTGGACTACAGTCTTCTGCTGGCGCATCAACCTCTGCACCAAGATGAGCTCGATGGGAAACACTCTTTGGCAGACCTTGTTATTCGTGCTACAAA GTCTGTGGACTTGCAAGACAGTCCCACGGGGTCAGACCCCCCCAGTATACCATTACTGCAGGAGACCGCAGATCAGGTGGTACTAGATACTACAGACTGTGGGTCAGACCAGCCACAGGGAGCAGCAGAGGCCACTGGTGAAGAGATCCCCCTCCAGGAGATAAAATGCCTTCCAAAAGAAACTAAAACTGAGTCAGAACTGCAGGAATTCCACGAGCATCATCGCAGGCTACTGCCTAACTGCAAAAATGGCATTCATGTGATAGACGGGCCAGACCATCGCTACTTTGTGGGCATTATCgacatttttacagtttacGGTTGGAAGAAAAGACTGGAGAACCTGTGGAAAAACATCAGATACCCAGGCAGAGATTTTTCCACAGTCAGTCCGCCCAAATACTCACGCAGGTTCTGCCAGTGGATACAGGAGCGCACTCGCTAA